Proteins encoded within one genomic window of Saccharopolyspora pogona:
- a CDS encoding HAD family hydrolase produces MTRDAGQTSPAAVLFDMDGTLVDSEKLWTIALDDYARHRGGVLTDATREAMVGSNMTRSMRMLLADVGIPDTDAEVDAAAEWVTARMEELFEQGLPWRPGAQEALREALELGIPTALVTSTIRSLTELALETLGRGSFDLTVCGDEVDGKNKPDPEPYLKAARLLGVDPADCVAIEDSPTGVASAEAAGCLVIAIPCEVPLQPGPHRVLRDSLTDVDFAGLGELFVRAA; encoded by the coding sequence GTGACCCGCGACGCCGGTCAGACCTCGCCCGCCGCAGTGCTGTTCGACATGGACGGCACGCTCGTCGACTCCGAGAAGTTGTGGACCATCGCGCTGGACGACTACGCAAGGCATCGCGGGGGCGTGCTCACCGACGCCACCAGGGAGGCGATGGTCGGCTCCAACATGACGCGCAGCATGCGGATGTTGTTGGCCGACGTCGGGATCCCGGACACGGACGCCGAGGTCGACGCGGCGGCCGAGTGGGTCACGGCCCGCATGGAGGAGCTGTTCGAGCAGGGCCTGCCGTGGCGGCCGGGCGCGCAGGAGGCGCTGCGCGAGGCCCTCGAGCTGGGCATCCCCACCGCGCTCGTGACCTCCACGATCCGGTCCCTGACCGAGCTCGCGCTGGAGACCCTCGGCCGCGGCTCGTTCGACCTGACGGTCTGCGGCGACGAGGTGGACGGCAAGAACAAGCCCGACCCCGAGCCGTACCTGAAGGCCGCGCGGCTGCTCGGCGTGGACCCCGCGGACTGCGTCGCGATCGAGGACTCGCCGACCGGCGTGGCCTCGGCGGAAGCCGCCGGCTGCCTGGTGATCGCCATCCCGTGCGAGGTGCCGCTGCAGCCCGGCCCGCACCGGGTGCTGCGCGACTCGCTGACGGACGTGGACTTCGCCGGCCTCGGCGAGCTGTTCGTGCGAGCGGCGTGA
- a CDS encoding homoserine dehydrogenase, which produces MIEVPIVLVGYGPVGREYAGLIRQHRAQWRDQYGADLRVVAVRGRSSQAEIADAVPPREQWAPAEEVAGLLARTGARVLAQAVPSDGGEQPALDALQALRQGAHVVTATKSHLLTHWRQLDETARRAGRSVRISGATGAAMPAGDLARSVLRGFDVRAVQGCLNGTATFVLDQIAAGQELAGAVAEAQRLGIAEADPTADLTGKDAATKLRLLAGLLWDWDPADTAVEAEPIGEPLPAADGGHRLRQVASASRDEPGLVRVELRAEPVAGPLGALVGPEKAVRYDCGDAGAVAVTGGRSSPGGAALAMIKDTLGAALEATTGFR; this is translated from the coding sequence ATGATCGAAGTCCCGATCGTCCTGGTCGGCTACGGTCCGGTCGGACGCGAGTACGCCGGACTCATCCGGCAGCACCGCGCGCAATGGCGCGACCAGTACGGCGCTGACCTGCGCGTCGTCGCCGTGCGCGGTCGCAGCTCGCAGGCCGAGATCGCCGACGCCGTGCCGCCCCGTGAGCAGTGGGCTCCCGCCGAGGAGGTCGCCGGACTGCTAGCCCGAACCGGTGCCCGGGTGCTGGCGCAGGCCGTGCCTTCCGACGGCGGCGAGCAGCCCGCGCTGGACGCGTTGCAGGCGCTGCGGCAAGGCGCGCACGTCGTGACCGCGACGAAGTCGCACCTGCTCACGCACTGGCGGCAGCTCGACGAGACCGCGCGGCGGGCCGGGCGGTCGGTGCGGATCTCGGGGGCCACCGGGGCCGCGATGCCCGCCGGTGACCTGGCCCGATCGGTGCTGCGCGGCTTCGACGTCCGCGCGGTGCAGGGCTGCCTGAACGGCACCGCGACCTTCGTCCTCGATCAGATCGCCGCTGGCCAGGAGCTCGCCGGGGCGGTCGCCGAAGCCCAGCGGCTAGGCATCGCCGAAGCCGATCCCACCGCCGACCTCACCGGAAAGGACGCGGCGACCAAGTTGCGGCTGCTCGCCGGCCTGCTGTGGGACTGGGACCCGGCGGACACCGCGGTCGAAGCGGAGCCGATCGGCGAACCGCTGCCGGCCGCCGATGGCGGGCATCGGCTCCGGCAGGTCGCCAGCGCATCGCGCGACGAGCCCGGCCTGGTCCGTGTCGAGCTGCGCGCCGAGCCGGTGGCGGGCCCGCTCGGGGCGCTGGTCGGGCCGGAGAAGGCGGTCCGCTACGACTGCGGCGACGCCGGCGCGGTGGCCGTCACCGGCGGCCGGTCGAGCCCCGGGGGCGCCGCACTGGCCATGATCAAGGACACGCTCGGCGCGGCGCTGGAGGCGACCACCGGGTTCCGGTGA
- a CDS encoding phosphoribosyl-ATP diphosphatase, whose product MKTFDELFAELQERARTRPAGSATVAALDAGVHAQGKKVIEEAGEVWIAAEHESDEQLAEEISQLLYRLQVIMLGRGLSLEDVYRYL is encoded by the coding sequence GTGAAGACCTTCGACGAGTTGTTCGCCGAACTGCAAGAACGGGCCCGCACCCGACCGGCGGGTTCGGCGACGGTAGCCGCGCTCGACGCCGGGGTGCACGCCCAGGGCAAGAAGGTCATCGAAGAGGCCGGCGAGGTGTGGATCGCCGCCGAGCACGAATCGGACGAACAGCTCGCCGAGGAGATCTCGCAGCTGCTGTACCGGCTGCAGGTCATCATGCTGGGGCGCGGACTGTCCCTTGAAGACGTGTACCGCTACCTGTGA
- the hisG gene encoding ATP phosphoribosyltransferase gives MLRVAVPNKGTLAGPASEMLAEAGYRQRHEQRDLTVLDTANEVEFFFLRPKDIAIYVGSGELDLGLTGRDLAHDSGAPVEERLALGFGGSKFRYAAPAGPHEWTVADLQGKRIATSYPKLVADDLAQHGVTADVIRLDGAVEISIQLGVADAIADVVGSGRTLRQHGLVAFGDQICNSEAVVIQRRGSDEEQAKNQLIARLQGVVFAQQYVMLDYNCPRELLDDATKVTPGLESPTMSPLADDRWVAVRAMVSRKEAPAIMDRLAAVGAKAILSSDIRACRL, from the coding sequence ATGCTGCGTGTGGCTGTGCCCAACAAGGGCACGCTGGCCGGTCCCGCATCCGAGATGCTCGCGGAAGCCGGGTACCGGCAGCGCCATGAGCAGCGGGACCTGACCGTCCTGGACACCGCCAACGAGGTCGAGTTCTTCTTCCTGCGCCCCAAGGACATCGCGATCTACGTCGGCTCCGGCGAGCTCGACCTGGGGCTCACCGGCCGCGACCTGGCCCACGACTCCGGCGCGCCGGTCGAGGAGCGGCTCGCGCTCGGCTTCGGCGGCTCCAAGTTCCGCTACGCCGCCCCGGCGGGCCCGCACGAGTGGACCGTCGCGGACCTGCAGGGCAAGCGGATCGCCACCTCCTACCCGAAGCTCGTCGCCGACGACCTCGCGCAGCACGGCGTGACGGCCGACGTCATACGGCTCGACGGCGCGGTGGAGATCTCCATCCAGCTCGGCGTCGCGGACGCCATCGCCGACGTCGTCGGCTCCGGCCGAACGCTGCGCCAGCACGGCCTGGTGGCCTTCGGCGACCAGATCTGCAACTCCGAGGCAGTGGTCATCCAGCGGCGCGGCTCGGACGAGGAGCAGGCGAAGAACCAGCTCATCGCCCGGCTGCAGGGCGTGGTGTTCGCCCAGCAGTACGTGATGCTGGACTACAACTGCCCGCGCGAGCTGCTCGACGACGCCACCAAGGTGACCCCGGGCCTGGAGTCGCCGACCATGTCGCCGCTGGCCGACGACCGCTGGGTGGCGGTGCGCGCGATGGTCTCCCGCAAGGAGGCCCCGGCGATCATGGACCGCCTCGCGGCCGTCGGTGCCAAGGCGATCCTGTCGTCCGACATCCGCGCCTGCCGCCTTTAA
- a CDS encoding VOC family protein, with product MAVVVSGKTPPRWELYEGMPCWIELITTDLERAREFYAGLFAWEYETHSDPVSGEHVIALHEGFPVASLRAASGDESSWRLYLATADCAEFTERAVNHGAVVTVPRNRVPGLGTKTVLVGPAGAEFGLLEPEESWQFDVGLPGTLMWAELVTIKAQTADNFFQELFGYSAEQFGTEHRSDYSVWYLGNESVCARVSMIREFITEATRPHWLLYLGVDAEVGTDALVRNAITLGGRVRVDPYDSSIGRVAVLRDPTGARFAVIDPTQAGDFGTAVNYDPYED from the coding sequence ATGGCCGTCGTGGTATCGGGAAAGACCCCGCCGCGGTGGGAGCTCTACGAAGGAATGCCCTGCTGGATAGAGCTGATCACCACGGACCTGGAACGGGCCCGCGAGTTCTACGCCGGGCTGTTCGCCTGGGAGTACGAGACCCACAGCGACCCGGTCTCCGGCGAGCACGTGATCGCCCTGCACGAGGGGTTCCCGGTGGCGAGCCTGCGCGCCGCCTCCGGCGACGAGTCGAGCTGGCGGCTCTACCTGGCCACCGCGGACTGCGCGGAGTTCACCGAGCGGGCCGTCAACCACGGCGCCGTCGTGACCGTTCCGCGCAACCGCGTGCCCGGGTTGGGCACCAAGACCGTGCTGGTGGGGCCGGCCGGCGCCGAGTTCGGGCTGCTGGAACCCGAGGAGTCCTGGCAGTTCGACGTCGGGCTGCCGGGCACCCTGATGTGGGCCGAACTGGTCACCATCAAGGCGCAGACCGCGGACAATTTCTTCCAGGAGCTGTTCGGCTACAGCGCCGAGCAGTTCGGCACCGAGCACCGCTCGGACTACTCGGTCTGGTACCTCGGCAACGAATCGGTGTGCGCCCGGGTCAGCATGATCCGCGAGTTCATCACGGAAGCCACCCGGCCGCACTGGCTGCTGTACCTCGGCGTGGACGCGGAGGTCGGCACCGACGCGCTGGTGCGCAACGCGATCACCCTCGGCGGCCGCGTGCGAGTGGACCCGTACGACTCCAGCATCGGCCGCGTCGCGGTCCTCCGGGACCCCACCGGCGCCCGCTTCGCGGTCATCGACCCCACCCAGGCCGGTGACTTCGGCACCGCCGTCAACTACGACCCCTACGAGGACTGA
- a CDS encoding RecB family exonuclease: MAESAQAATGGTLQDGGTRRPALSPSRASDFKQCPLLYRFRAVDRLPETPTKAQVRGTVVHSVLERLFGLPTAERDPARARALLQPAWEELLAQQSELGELFDGPGDPELAGWLESASALLDAYFELEDPRRLEPEACELRVEAELASGVLLRGFIDRVDVAPTGEIRLVDYKTGAAPREIGEAKAMFQMKFYALVLWRTRGEIPRQLLLMYLASKQRLAYTPDETELRRFERTLEAIWQAILRAGKTGDFRPNPSRLCDYCDHKPLCPAFGGTPPPYPGWPEPDPGPESVLDRTD, encoded by the coding sequence ATGGCGGAATCGGCGCAGGCGGCAACAGGCGGGACGCTCCAGGACGGCGGGACCAGGCGTCCTGCACTGTCCCCGTCCCGCGCGAGCGACTTCAAGCAGTGCCCCCTGCTGTACCGGTTCCGTGCCGTGGACCGGTTGCCGGAAACGCCGACCAAGGCGCAGGTGCGCGGCACGGTGGTGCACTCGGTGCTGGAGCGGCTGTTCGGGCTGCCGACGGCCGAGCGCGACCCGGCGCGGGCGCGGGCCCTGCTGCAGCCGGCCTGGGAGGAGCTGCTCGCGCAGCAGTCCGAGCTGGGCGAGCTGTTCGACGGGCCCGGCGACCCGGAGCTGGCGGGCTGGTTGGAGTCGGCGAGCGCGCTGCTGGATGCCTACTTCGAGCTGGAGGACCCGCGGCGGCTGGAGCCGGAGGCCTGCGAGCTGCGGGTGGAGGCCGAGCTGGCTTCCGGGGTGCTGCTGCGGGGGTTCATCGACCGGGTCGACGTGGCCCCGACCGGCGAGATCCGGCTGGTCGACTACAAGACCGGTGCCGCGCCGCGGGAGATCGGCGAGGCCAAGGCGATGTTCCAGATGAAGTTCTACGCCCTGGTGCTGTGGCGCACCCGCGGCGAGATCCCGCGCCAACTGCTGCTGATGTACCTGGCCAGCAAGCAGCGGCTGGCGTACACGCCGGACGAGACGGAGCTGCGCCGCTTCGAGCGCACCCTGGAGGCGATCTGGCAGGCGATCCTGCGGGCGGGCAAGACCGGCGACTTCCGGCCGAATCCGAGCCGCCTGTGCGACTACTGCGACCACAAGCCGCTGTGCCCGGCCTTCGGCGGCACCCCGCCGCCCTACCCGGGCTGGCCGGAGCCTGACCCGGGCCCCGAATCCGTCCTCGACCGCACCGACTGA
- a CDS encoding site-2 protease family protein: MPSTASPPARPRLNDGGLLLCRVAGVPVLLSPSWWLGAALIVLLYTPLVGRILPDAGIWESAVLAAVFTVLLAVSVLLHELGHCIVALRLGLPVRRVRLFLLGGLSEISRTPSKPTQEGLIAAAGPAVSMVLAVATGIGWFALVPGGAIWLLVAQTCVANLAVAVFNLLPGLPLDGGRMLRALTWRITGKRGAGTTAGVIGAGAVAAALIAWALAGLLEDAQDQWLRLGVCVLMAWFVVAGASAEHAAEQRKSWPVGLELRELVRPVLQLPAESPVGDALLAAAGRGVVLVRADGIAVGLLDQTAAERLATHAPNEPAERAAEPVDPDTILLDSETSDAILERVQSVLAWQFLVVDGEGRPSGVLRREDLRSALRSRRG; this comes from the coding sequence ATGCCGTCGACCGCATCCCCGCCTGCCCGGCCCAGACTGAACGACGGCGGCCTGCTGCTGTGCCGTGTCGCCGGAGTGCCGGTGCTGCTTTCGCCGTCGTGGTGGCTAGGGGCGGCGCTGATCGTGCTGCTGTACACGCCGCTGGTGGGCCGGATCCTGCCGGACGCGGGCATCTGGGAGAGCGCGGTGCTGGCGGCGGTGTTCACCGTGCTGCTGGCGGTTTCGGTGCTGCTGCACGAACTCGGGCACTGCATCGTCGCGCTGCGCCTGGGGCTGCCGGTGCGGCGCGTCCGGCTGTTCCTGCTCGGCGGCCTGTCGGAGATATCCCGGACGCCGTCTAAACCGACCCAGGAGGGCCTGATCGCCGCGGCCGGGCCGGCGGTGTCGATGGTGCTGGCGGTGGCCACCGGCATCGGCTGGTTCGCCCTGGTGCCAGGCGGCGCGATCTGGCTGCTGGTGGCGCAGACCTGCGTGGCGAACCTGGCCGTGGCCGTGTTCAACCTGCTGCCGGGGCTGCCGCTGGACGGCGGCCGGATGCTGCGGGCGCTGACCTGGCGGATCACCGGGAAGCGCGGAGCGGGCACCACGGCGGGCGTGATCGGTGCGGGAGCGGTCGCCGCGGCCCTGATCGCCTGGGCGCTGGCCGGGCTGCTCGAAGACGCCCAGGACCAGTGGCTGCGGCTGGGCGTCTGCGTGCTGATGGCGTGGTTCGTGGTGGCCGGGGCCAGCGCCGAGCACGCCGCCGAGCAGCGCAAGAGCTGGCCGGTGGGGCTGGAGCTGCGCGAACTGGTGCGGCCGGTCCTGCAGCTCCCAGCGGAGAGCCCGGTGGGCGATGCGCTGCTGGCGGCGGCGGGCCGGGGAGTGGTGCTGGTGCGCGCCGACGGCATCGCGGTCGGCCTGCTCGACCAGACCGCGGCGGAGCGGCTGGCGACCCACGCGCCCAACGAACCGGCCGAGCGAGCCGCCGAACCGGTGGACCCGGACACCATCCTGCTCGACAGCGAAACCTCGGACGCGATCCTGGAGCGCGTCCAGTCGGTGCTGGCCTGGCAGTTCCTGGTGGTCGACGGCGAAGGCAGGCCGAGCGGGGTGCTGCGCCGCGAGGACCTCCGCAGCGCCTTGCGCTCCCGTCGCGGGTGA
- a CDS encoding tRNA (adenine-N1)-methyltransferase: MVCCTSVESRQQLSSTASGEFQPGDRVQLTDPKGRKYTVVLERGGEYHTHRGALAHDDLIGKPEGSVVASAGGTSFLALRPLLADYVLSMPRGAQVIYPKDAAQILMWGDIRPGARVLEAGAGSGALSCSLLRAVGPEGSVTSFEVREDHAEHAERNVRRFFGEKPDNWTLQLGDVREYDGEPVDRVVLDMLAPWEVLETVHGKLRPGGVLIVYVATTTQLSRITEAIREQQNWTEPQAWETLLRPWHVVGMAVRPEHRMVAHTAFLLTARRLADGVTPPRVQRRPSKG; encoded by the coding sequence ATGGTGTGCTGTACCAGCGTGGAGAGTAGGCAGCAGTTGAGCAGCACCGCCAGCGGTGAGTTCCAGCCCGGCGACCGGGTCCAGTTGACCGACCCGAAGGGCCGCAAGTACACGGTCGTCCTGGAGCGGGGAGGGGAGTACCACACGCACCGCGGTGCGCTCGCGCACGACGACCTGATCGGCAAGCCGGAGGGCTCGGTGGTGGCCTCGGCGGGCGGCACGTCGTTTCTGGCGCTGCGCCCGCTGCTGGCCGACTACGTGCTGTCCATGCCGCGCGGCGCCCAGGTCATCTACCCCAAGGACGCGGCGCAGATCTTGATGTGGGGCGACATCCGGCCGGGCGCGCGGGTGCTGGAGGCAGGTGCCGGATCTGGCGCGCTGAGCTGCTCCCTGCTGCGCGCGGTCGGCCCGGAGGGCAGCGTCACGTCGTTCGAGGTGCGCGAGGACCACGCGGAGCACGCGGAGCGCAACGTGCGGCGGTTCTTCGGCGAGAAGCCGGACAACTGGACGCTGCAGCTGGGCGACGTGCGGGAGTACGACGGCGAACCGGTCGACCGGGTGGTGCTCGACATGCTCGCGCCGTGGGAGGTCCTGGAAACCGTCCACGGCAAGCTGCGCCCCGGTGGGGTGCTGATCGTCTACGTCGCCACGACGACCCAGCTGTCCCGGATCACGGAGGCGATCCGCGAGCAGCAGAACTGGACGGAGCCCCAGGCCTGGGAAACCCTCCTGCGCCCGTGGCACGTGGTGGGCATGGCGGTCCGCCCCGAGCACCGGATGGTCGCCCACACGGCGTTCCTCCTGACCGCCCGCCGCCTGGCCGATGGCGTGACCCCACCCCGGGTGCAGCGCCGCCCGAGCAAGGGCTGA
- a CDS encoding Rv0361 family membrane protein, which translates to MTYPPQQPQPGGWGQQPMGNGFPQQGPPGTPQQQPAWYGNQHTGWGQQGQEQPQQAPMSPQWGSEFGPGSWLQEPGGFADVEPPRQKKSKLPLILGLVGTLIVVAGIGVGVFFWLGSGPGEARPVAQEVVNKVNAGDFAGVSSLFCQSNKAQLDNDMGQLKQWKFNIKLGNVTERGDQATAKLTGTYETDGSSTTVDQTMGLIVEDGTWKVCQLDQ; encoded by the coding sequence ATGACCTATCCGCCACAGCAGCCTCAACCGGGCGGGTGGGGCCAGCAACCCATGGGCAACGGATTCCCGCAGCAGGGTCCGCCGGGAACCCCGCAGCAGCAGCCCGCCTGGTACGGCAATCAGCACACCGGCTGGGGCCAGCAGGGGCAGGAACAGCCGCAGCAGGCTCCCATGTCCCCACAGTGGGGCAGCGAGTTCGGCCCCGGTTCCTGGCTCCAGGAACCGGGCGGCTTCGCCGACGTCGAGCCGCCGCGGCAGAAGAAGTCGAAGCTGCCGCTGATCCTCGGCCTGGTCGGAACGCTGATCGTCGTCGCCGGGATCGGCGTCGGGGTGTTCTTCTGGCTGGGCAGCGGCCCCGGCGAGGCCCGCCCGGTGGCCCAGGAGGTCGTGAACAAGGTCAACGCCGGTGACTTCGCGGGTGTCAGCAGCTTGTTCTGCCAGTCCAACAAGGCCCAGCTGGACAACGACATGGGCCAGCTCAAGCAGTGGAAGTTCAACATCAAGCTGGGCAACGTCACCGAGCGTGGCGACCAGGCCACCGCAAAGTTGACCGGAACCTACGAGACCGACGGATCGTCCACAACTGTGGACCAGACGATGGGCCTGATCGTGGAGGACGGCACCTGGAAGGTCTGCCAACTCGACCAGTGA
- the arc gene encoding proteasome ATPase, with amino-acid sequence MQHDRPGSRPEEGGEQYSAGSAELRSQIRLLEDEVALLRRRLNESPQQVRLLEKRLAEASERVSQLTERNAKLTETLKEARGQLMALRDEVDRLAQPPSGYGVYLHRYEDSTVDVFTSGRKMRVAVSPNVETEELRLGQSVRLNEALTVVEAGAFEQTGEVCTFRELMSSGAGESPRALVLGHTDEERVVWVTEPLAASGLKAGDSVLVDSKAGYAYDVVPKAEVEDLVLEEVPDVGYQDIGGLAGQIEQIRDAVELPFLHSDLYIEYQLRPPKGVLLYGPPGCGKTLIAKAVANSLAKQVAAARGDDDGQAKSYFLNIKGPELLNKFVGETERHIRLIFQRAREKASEGTPVIVFFDEMDSIFRTRGSGVSSDVETTIVPQLLSEIDGVEGLENVIVIGASNREDMIDPAILRPGRLDVKIKIERPDAESAKDIFSKYLTKTLPIHEEDLKEFGGDKGACVEAMIQTTVERMYAETEENRFLEVTYANGDKEVLYFKDFNSGAMIQNIVDRAKKAAIKSVLETRQPGLRVQHLQDAIIDEFAENEDLPNTTNPDDWARISGKKGERIVYIRTLVSGKNQESGRAIDTATNTGQYL; translated from the coding sequence ATGCAGCACGACCGTCCCGGCAGCCGGCCTGAGGAGGGCGGCGAGCAGTACAGCGCTGGCTCCGCAGAACTCCGCAGCCAGATTCGTCTCCTCGAGGACGAGGTTGCGCTACTGCGCCGCAGGCTCAACGAGTCTCCCCAACAGGTCCGGTTGCTGGAAAAGCGGCTGGCCGAGGCATCCGAGAGAGTGAGTCAGCTCACCGAACGGAACGCCAAGCTCACCGAGACCCTGAAGGAAGCGCGGGGCCAGCTGATGGCGCTGCGCGACGAAGTCGACCGGCTCGCCCAGCCCCCCAGCGGCTACGGCGTGTATCTGCACCGCTACGAGGACAGCACGGTCGACGTGTTCACGTCTGGTCGCAAGATGCGGGTGGCGGTGTCGCCCAACGTCGAGACGGAGGAACTGAGACTGGGCCAGTCAGTGCGCCTCAACGAGGCCCTGACGGTGGTGGAGGCTGGTGCGTTCGAGCAAACCGGTGAGGTCTGCACCTTCCGGGAGCTCATGTCCAGCGGTGCCGGGGAGAGCCCCCGGGCGCTGGTGCTGGGCCACACCGACGAGGAACGTGTGGTGTGGGTCACCGAACCACTGGCCGCGTCCGGCCTGAAGGCGGGCGACTCGGTGCTGGTCGACAGCAAGGCGGGCTACGCCTACGACGTCGTGCCGAAGGCCGAGGTCGAAGACCTCGTGCTGGAGGAGGTGCCCGACGTCGGGTACCAGGACATCGGCGGTCTCGCCGGCCAGATCGAGCAGATCCGGGACGCGGTGGAGCTGCCGTTCCTGCACTCCGACCTCTACATCGAGTACCAGTTGCGGCCGCCGAAGGGCGTGTTGCTGTACGGCCCGCCGGGCTGCGGCAAGACGCTGATCGCCAAGGCCGTCGCCAACTCGCTGGCGAAGCAGGTCGCCGCCGCGCGCGGGGACGACGACGGTCAGGCCAAGTCCTACTTCCTGAACATCAAGGGCCCCGAGCTGCTCAACAAGTTCGTCGGCGAGACCGAGCGGCACATCCGCCTGATCTTCCAGCGGGCCCGCGAGAAGGCCTCCGAGGGCACCCCGGTAATCGTGTTCTTCGACGAGATGGACTCGATCTTCCGGACTCGCGGCAGCGGGGTTTCCTCCGACGTGGAAACCACCATCGTGCCGCAGCTGCTCAGCGAGATCGACGGTGTCGAGGGGCTGGAGAACGTCATCGTCATCGGCGCCTCCAACCGTGAGGACATGATCGACCCGGCGATCCTGCGCCCGGGCCGACTGGACGTGAAGATCAAGATCGAGCGCCCGGACGCCGAGTCCGCCAAGGACATCTTCTCCAAGTACCTGACCAAGACACTGCCGATCCACGAGGAGGACCTCAAGGAGTTCGGCGGCGACAAGGGCGCGTGCGTGGAGGCGATGATCCAGACCACGGTCGAGCGGATGTACGCCGAGACCGAGGAGAACCGGTTCCTGGAGGTCACCTACGCCAACGGCGACAAGGAAGTCCTGTACTTCAAGGACTTCAACTCGGGCGCGATGATCCAGAACATCGTGGACCGGGCGAAGAAGGCGGCCATCAAGTCGGTGCTGGAGACCCGCCAGCCGGGTCTGCGCGTGCAGCACCTGCAGGACGCCATCATCGACGAGTTCGCCGAGAACGAGGACCTGCCCAACACCACCAACCCGGATGACTGGGCCCGCATCTCCGGCAAGAAGGGCGAGCGGATCGTGTACATCCGCACCCTGGTCAGCGGGAAGAACCAGGAGTCCGGGCGGGCGATCGACACGGCCACCAACACGGGCCAGTACCTGTAA
- a CDS encoding aldo/keto reductase has protein sequence MIPAQQPVQRLGLGLAALGRPAYINVGRADVLPVQRTAQAMRERTRTVLDAAYANGIRWVDTARSYGSAEQFLADWLRERGHQDVTVSSKWGYAYVAQWRIETEVHEVKEHSVERLRTQWAETRTLLGDRIDLYQVHSLTTGSPLFEDLVLQHELARIRDAGVLLGFSTSGAAQGDTIERAWEIEVGGRQLFGAVQSTWNTLEPSVGRYLAEAHTGGWRVLVKETLANGRLAVDPPPALAKIADRHGVGTDAIALAHVLRQPWAGVVLMGAASVEQLESNLTACRVELTDRDIDALRPLARDAATYWGERADLPWH, from the coding sequence ATGATCCCAGCCCAACAACCCGTGCAGCGCCTAGGACTCGGCCTCGCCGCGCTCGGCAGGCCCGCCTACATCAACGTCGGGCGCGCCGATGTGCTGCCCGTGCAGCGCACCGCGCAGGCGATGCGGGAACGCACCCGAACGGTGCTCGACGCCGCGTACGCCAACGGGATCCGCTGGGTGGACACGGCCCGCTCCTACGGCAGCGCCGAGCAGTTCCTCGCGGACTGGCTGCGCGAACGCGGCCACCAGGACGTCACGGTGTCCAGCAAGTGGGGCTACGCCTACGTCGCGCAGTGGCGCATCGAAACCGAGGTGCACGAGGTGAAAGAGCACTCGGTGGAACGCCTGCGCACCCAGTGGGCGGAGACCCGGACGCTGCTCGGCGACCGGATCGACCTGTACCAGGTGCATTCGCTGACCACCGGCAGCCCGCTGTTCGAGGACCTGGTGCTACAGCACGAGCTGGCCCGGATCCGGGACGCCGGGGTGCTGCTGGGCTTCTCCACCAGCGGCGCGGCGCAGGGCGACACCATCGAACGTGCCTGGGAGATCGAGGTCGGCGGGCGGCAGCTGTTCGGTGCCGTGCAGTCCACCTGGAACACCCTGGAGCCGTCCGTGGGTCGGTACCTCGCCGAGGCGCACACGGGGGGCTGGCGGGTACTGGTGAAGGAAACCCTGGCCAACGGGCGGCTCGCGGTGGACCCGCCACCGGCGCTGGCCAAGATCGCGGACCGGCACGGCGTGGGGACCGACGCCATCGCGCTCGCGCACGTCCTGCGCCAGCCCTGGGCCGGCGTGGTGCTGATGGGCGCGGCCAGCGTCGAGCAGCTCGAGTCGAACCTGACGGCGTGCCGGGTGGAACTGACCGATCGGGACATCGACGCGCTCCGGCCGCTGGCTCGCGACGCCGCGACCTACTGGGGTGAACGAGCCGACCTACCCTGGCACTAG
- a CDS encoding NUDIX hydrolase: MSAGDELVALYDAAGRVVGSATRRRMRAAGLWHAASAVFLLSSDRDKIYVHRRTDAKDVYPGMHDCTAGGVVAAGEDPDVTAERELAEELGVRDVPVRFLFRSIYEQGTVRYHGFLYEAHYDGPVVHQPEEVTEGWWMPLDELRERLNDPEWPFVPDGRQFTEEWFNDPDPRPGETP, translated from the coding sequence TTGAGCGCGGGCGATGAATTGGTGGCCCTTTACGACGCGGCAGGACGTGTCGTGGGCAGTGCGACCCGGCGGCGGATGCGCGCGGCGGGCCTCTGGCACGCGGCCTCGGCGGTCTTCCTGCTCTCCTCCGACCGCGACAAGATCTACGTGCATCGCCGCACCGACGCCAAGGACGTCTACCCGGGCATGCACGACTGCACGGCCGGCGGCGTGGTCGCGGCGGGTGAGGATCCCGATGTCACGGCGGAGCGCGAGCTCGCCGAGGAGCTCGGGGTGCGTGATGTCCCGGTGCGCTTCCTGTTCCGCTCGATCTACGAGCAGGGCACCGTGCGCTACCACGGATTCCTCTACGAGGCGCACTACGACGGCCCAGTCGTCCACCAGCCGGAAGAAGTCACCGAGGGCTGGTGGATGCCCCTGGATGAGCTCAGGGAGCGCCTCAACGACCCCGAGTGGCCGTTCGTACCGGACGGCCGCCAGTTCACCGAAGAGTGGTTCAACGACCCGGATCCCCGCCCGGGGGAAACGCCCTAG